A segment of the Lolium perenne isolate Kyuss_39 chromosome 3, Kyuss_2.0, whole genome shotgun sequence genome:
GGAGCTCGCTCGGCCGAGGGGAGGAGGCCGGCGGGAACGGGACGCCGCCGTGGGCGGAGCTCGCCGCGCGACGAAGTGCGAGCATGGACGGGGACGCGCGAGGCATGGGCGGGCGCCGCCGCGTCGGCCACGCGCGGCCACGGGCACGGGTGAGGGCGGCACCGGCTGCGTCGGCCACAGGCGGGCACGCACGAGCGGTGGCGGAGGTCGACGCGGGCGGGACCTTCTCTCGCCGGGGCGAGGTCGACGCGGCGGACCCGGGCCGGGCGCGCGCGTGGCGTGGCAGGACGGGAACGCGTGGAGCTCGCCAGGGCATGGCGGGGGCGGAGGTCGCCGTGCCTTGGCGACCCGTGGCGCGGCGGAGCTCGCCGGGAGGTAGCGGGGTGGGGGCGGAGGTCCCGGGGCGGGGGTGGGGATGGAGGCTGCCGGGCCGAGGCTCGACGGGACGGGGCAGAGCTCGCCGGCATGTTCTTGCCCAACTAGTAGTAGTATGGTTCGATGGGGAAGAGGAATAATTTGCTCACATACGGTTGGGGAACCAAAAAAAGCCACGGACATATTGTTTGTCCGCGTGTTCGGAGGTCGACCCAAACAACCACAATCGAACGACCAAACCCGTCCGTTTGGTTCGtggggttggagatgcccttatataCTTGGAAGAGCAGTGGCATTGGCATGACTTTGGGTGGATCATTGTGGTTCAAGTTTGAGTGATCTATGATCCCACCTTGAGCCGTGTATTTCAACTACGCTGGACCCATCGCATGGAATTTGACGCAAATCTGTCGTTATCTTTTTTGGTGTGCGCAGACAACCTACCAGCATGTACCGGCTGCGGGGTGGCAAGACGAATGACACGACTTTTGAGTCGAATCGCACTGCATGCTACCGATGGTCCGCCTGTGAAAAAACGAACCCCGTTTTCTCTTGCGATAACATTTTTTACACGAAGGTGGAATCTAATCCGCCGTGGTGTGTCAAGTTAACAAGGAATTTCAGAGACCTGTCGCCGTGGATATTAACAGGAAGAATATTTCTGGGACGAACGATCCAATCGCCTGACAGCACGCTAACCATTTCACTAGGTGAAGACCAGCCTGCGACGATAACCGCGATGTTGAAAGGAAGCACCAGGGAGACAAAGGCTTATCTGGCATAAAAATGGTTGATTCTGGGCAATCCGTGCACGAACCTCCAGACCAAGAGAGCCAGTTCTAACATCCATCTAAACCTTGCGGCGACAATGTAGGAGTAGTTGGATATGTCAGGCCGGTAGACTTCACTTTCTTCTCTAACAAAAGATTTGCTTACATTTTTGTCTGCCAGAACACATATGTATGCACAAGGAAACAAGAACTTTCAGTGTGATGATTCGTCATTTGATTCAAAGAATTAAACCCTCAAAAATTCCTATGAATTCCTGTGCTGCCAGTACATCCATGATACTAGAGAGAAGGTGATCCAAGGACTAAGAGTAACATATTTACACATATATTAGAGAACGTACAGCTCTACGAATATCTTACAAGCCGACAATTGCACATATATCTAATGCTTCCCGTGGTGACACAATATATCGACAAGACACCAACACACGTAAGAAACAACATGTACAGGCTGCAGAGGAATTAAGCTGCCTGGCAGATTGAATCATTTTCATTACATTGCTTTCAGCAAAAGAAACCGAATTAGCAGAACCAAGGTCATCATATAGTAAAACCACAAGATCATGTGATCTTTACTACTGCATCTGCTGCACACCAACACTTGAAGTACTACTTAAAAAGCTTCGATGTCAGTATTAGTAGAAATCGCAAATTTGGCCTCCAAGAGGTAGCTACGGGGGAAGTGATTGAACCCATTATTTGCAATGCAGGAACCCGGTTTTACATCCGGCTACCTAAATTCTTCAGGGACGTGCATACCAAAACCACGCTTCAGCTTCTCAATTCTGTTCAGCAGAAAGGTGATAATTGTGAGTACATGCGATAACAATACTGTAAGTGATATAATCAAGAAATACTCATGTGAGTAATAACTAAAATTACTAGATCCAAATCCTAAGAAAAAAATTGCACAAACTTGTAATGGACTAGCCAATAATAAGAGGAATGAAATGTGGCAGCTGGCTGCTACACTTCAGAGATAGAAAGAGATAGCTGGACTGCATCATATAGTGAGTGGCATTTTAAACCGATGAGATTTAACAGCAATTGTTGAGAAATATAGGAAACCGTAAGTTCTCTATGTAAGTCCTTGAGCTTTTTTCAGCTTGATCCAAAATGTAAGTCTTTCAACACTTCTGATGCACTTTTTCTCATTTCTTATATTTAGCCACTCTCTTTTTCTTAAAAAATGGAAGCTTTCATTAGCGCCGGCCTCTGCATCAAGGATGCATACAGCCCAATATAGCCGTTCAGAAATTCATCCAGAATTGAGCAATAACTCAACTACTTCAGTATTTGGAAGGAAAAGGAGAAAGATGTAGAAATGAATGAAAAAGTAACATTCACATTTCATCAACAGCCTTAATTTGTGCATCAAACTCTAGATGGTCCTACATTTTTGGATTAGAGGGAGTAACTTTTTAAAATAAAGTTGAAAACTTACGGTTAAAGTAGAGTTTTAGTAAAGGACATTATGCAAAGGGCATCCTTAGATTGGAGGATTGTATTAGGATAAAAATCATTTACAGTCATCTGTGAAAGTGTGATGTGGCTTAAAGTGGTGCTCCAAGTAGGAGCGAACTTTCTCTTCTAACTCGGCATTTCCTAGGAACTAAATCTAGGTCTCCAACAGAAAGCTTGGAGTTACTCAGTTACATCGAGCCCTCATGGCTCAGGATGTTACTTAAAATCCATGGCAAACAATGTGGAATCATCTTCAATTATGTTCACTTAAAAGTATGATTGCTCAATTCTAAGATGTTCACATGTTTCTCCACCTTCCAAATGCTCTAGCTTATAGCTGCCGTTGGGGAGGGTACAGGCTAATCCAAATCCAAACCCAATGTTACCCATACCCATAATATTTTAGATTGTCCATACCCATAATATTTTAGATTATCCATACCGAAAATAAGTGGGTATTATCCAATGGATTTGGGCAAACCCATAGATAAGGTATGGAGAACATGATGGTAACTTGCTCCGGCACAGAAAAGTTGTTGTGCAACGAGCAGCAAGTTCTGTACGTGCATGGTTCCGTGTGATCAGCACAGGAGGGCCGTTGGAAGTTAATGCGCGTCACAAAGGAGCGAGCGATGTCAACCCACGACTCTGCATGCATTTTGGCGGATACTACGCACGTTGGAACGGGTATGGATTATTTGTGAATAGATGGCTAATTACCCTCTCCATACCCAAATTATAATGGGTAAATTTATATTATCCATATCCTACCCAAGTATGATGGGTATGGGTTTGGATGAGGATAATGGTTAGACAAAGGCAGGTTTACTCTAGCTAGCTCCTACTACCTCTCACAAACAGACCAAAGACATGGCTCTTATATGCACAATCTAGGAATGCACCATCACTGACCCAATCACATAGATATCATGGACTCAATAATAATATCTCCTTGGATGGAGCAGAAATGAAGCTTGTGGTGCTTGGCCTGGTGGTGCTCTATTCTAATCTGTCATACAACTCTGGGTTGTATATTCATGTGTTTAACTAATATTTTCAATCAAGAAGATAGTTTGGATTTGTGTTGTTCCACTCTTTCTTAGCCTCTTACTCCACATGTCATAGACACAAGACACACTTGCTAACCAACTTTTGAAACACAAATCAGGAGATCAATTTGACTGGCACAAAACTGTGACTTGCCACACTTGTTGCGCAAGCACAAAAGTGTGGTATTGTGTGGAGGGCAACCAAACATGCCCTAAATATCTGATCAGCAAGGACGTGCAGCCATTCACAGAATGCAAAGGAACTTACGTGGGAGCAAGTTTGCCAAGACTGCGCAGCTTCGCTCCAGTTTCATCGGTAATATTTCCAGAAATCTCAATAGTATATGACTTGCCAGAGATACGTGGAAGCCCTCTACCTACAAGCAATTCTAGATCTCTCTGGTGTAGTTCTCTGCCATTGACAATGACATCAGTATCCCCACCAGCACAATCTCTGGACATTGGATAGTTGAATTCTCTAATAAATGACTGCAAATTATAGAAAACCATGAGAACCAAATTCTTATAAAAGCACCTTTCTTTAGTTAGAAAAATCAAGAGAATCTAAATCTTACAGGAATAATGCCAATACATTCTCTCCCCATGATACCCCAAAATCCAGCACGGCAGTCATACCTGTATGAGAACAAACAGAACCGTTAATGTTGGCTTAAAGGAAATCCTCCTGAACCAATAGAAGTTTAATCATATAAGAGCATCTATCATGATTCAACAACAAAGCAACTATTAGCTACATAATACATTGATCAAATTGTCTACTCCTCTGATCCATGTTAATTGtcgctaatatggatgtatctagaactaaaatgtgtcagcGACAAGAAATATGAACCAGAGGGAGTAACATTGATCATCGGTGGCTTTCTAGTATGCATAATCAAACAAAAGCCAAGTAAAAGATTGAATAAAGTTGAGGGGAAAATGGAGGTGAAAGTCCATTGTAAATCTAACAGTAAATAACATTTATTTTCAGGCAAAGCTACAAGGTAAGAAGCTCAGCAGTTAGCATGATAATAATCATAACATTAACAGTATGATATGTGCTCCATACAAATAGAAAAACCACAGCGGATTTACTGCCATGATTACCTCCAGAGAGATGAAACATCAAACTTAGCAGGGATGAGTTCAGTTTGTTATGACGAAATTAACAAATGATGGACCAAGCCATCGCTATTACAGGGAGGAAGGACAAGTACCAATAATTTATCATTCATTAATTACACGTAAGGCATTATTCCGATTGATTGCATCTGACATCAAGCTTTCCTTTTGAATATATTTATTTATATTACATGCTTTTTGAAGAATACTTTTCAGCAGTATTGACATGCTATTGCAAAGTAAGGCCTTCACTTTCTTATTGCTGAGTTGCTCACCCCAATCAatagtggggggggggggggggagacagTATATGAGGGCAATCTGTATGATTTACATGTTGAACCAAAAGTTATTTAGGCTCAACCGTTAGGCTGATTTTTAGTTTCTAGAACAAACATGTCTAGCAGCAAACAAATAAACATATATACCCCAGCTATCAAAATAAAAATGATGAAAATGGGAACTTGTTTGGGAAAAAGAAGATCAGACACAAAGGCACATCCGCACACAGATCTAAAGGTAAGAGATGGGTCAAATACATGTAAGAGAAGTCCAAACGGATATGCTAGTCTTCTAGAACACAGTATTTGTGATAGCCACCAGAGCATTTTCTGCTCTAGCATCTAGAGATTTGTATTGTTTTCTACAGCTTGCTCAATCATAATTAATGGACATCATAATTCGCTGTAGCAGCAATTATGATTGAGCAAGCTGTAGAAAACAATAAGAACCTCTCTCAAAGTTAAGAATGAACAAAGTGAACCATGGCATGCAGTGCAAACTAATAAAAAAATGCAGCAAACTGTTCGACAATTCAATTGCTGGTACAGAAAATACTCACCAGTAAGAACCAGGCTCGACGGGACCAGCTTTCTTTTCTGCCTTCTTAAGAGCTCTTTCAGAGATTGGATGTCCATTAATTGAAACCTTAACACTTTCCATGGACTGATTAAACTTGAAGCCCTTCTTCAAGAAACCAGCAAAAAATGACGAATCCCCACTCTTACCAGTTGAGGATTGGTCTTCATCTAACCCAGCCTCAGAAGAACCACGAGAGAAACCAGAATTTGTTCGCCCATTAACTGATGACCCACTCTCTGTTTGAGCATTGGCATCCTCAACACATGGTTGATGCAATTTCCCATTATCTTGCTCCATTATATTTTCTTCGTATCTCTCACTTGTAAGTGCAGCTTCAGGGGCAGTGTTGGCATGTTGAAGGATGCTGTAGGAGTCATCTTTGTTGTTCTCATCAAACTCCCTACTTGTGTTCTCAACTTCCAGGCCGCTTGTTTCATCTTCTTTGCTGTTCTGGTTATATTTCTTGCACGTACTTTCACTTTCAGGACTGCTTGTGACATCTTTTTTGCTTGCCCACTCATGCTTTTGATTTCCATTCTCAGGACTATCAGTGTCATCTTTTGTACTATTCTGCCTGTGCATTTCGCTAACATCATCAAGGCTACAACAGTGACCCTCCTTTCTCTTTCGTTCATGTTCATCTTCATTGACCTCTTGTTCACTTCCTGTGCCAAGACTATCATGATCATTAGCATTGCATTGCCCTTTGCGATTTAGTTCAGATCTATTATCCGCACCTAGGTCCTCAGAATTACTATGCTGTTCTTGGCTGCACAATGGATCAACAAGTTTGTCCTCTACAACCGGGGAATATGGGTTGACTGCACGATCTACTGAATGTTCCACCTGATACTCTGCATCTCTTTCACACAATATATCCTTTGGGCTCTCAATGTCTCCAGACCTGCCTGGAGACAGAGAAA
Coding sequences within it:
- the LOC127342988 gene encoding uncharacterized protein; translation: MGDLKEMKYRRRVALEDRAQCSDPRAADWGLLKQDPVELLRKLDELRDQITRSCQVADQPPPREHRRTGRRAASLIPDYPEPLPPPPPMPGYHRSRYGARYGHGLPLPPSPCEQLYPDHGDRYARQSSGRYRQQYPGRQWENGGIGHSSSYNQYACASPQYLHGGHRAAQPEEHIPMARYFAGQHEGFRFERSPSVSSDYDQRSVASSLYSHRSVSKKRDEYFRKRANHLCRPVHGAAPFVVCGSCYHLLQVPMEKCMGWKQTRMQCGSCSEIISLKRMKGETIAFTQSSSFSLSKAEQSSHDQMRRDFEQQNHDDVASAFYNLNEHSSMQINIDFGDDNSASSSISHDRTDRECGSNRSIQSRADAISLSPGRSGDIESPKDILCERDAEYQVEHSVDRAVNPYSPVVEDKLVDPLCSQEQHSNSEDLGADNRSELNRKGQCNANDHDSLGTGSEQEVNEDEHERKRKEGHCCSLDDVSEMHRQNSTKDDTDSPENGNQKHEWASKKDVTSSPESESTCKKYNQNSKEDETSGLEVENTSREFDENNKDDSYSILQHANTAPEAALTSERYEENIMEQDNGKLHQPCVEDANAQTESGSSVNGRTNSGFSRGSSEAGLDEDQSSTGKSGDSSFFAGFLKKGFKFNQSMESVKVSINGHPISERALKKAEKKAGPVEPGSYWYDCRAGFWGIMGRECIGIIPSFIREFNYPMSRDCAGGDTDVIVNGRELHQRDLELLVGRGLPRISGKSYTIEISGNITDETGAKLRSLGKLAPTIEKLKRGFGMHVPEEFR